The window TCTATTGTTAGATTAAACGATTTCACCACATCATTGCCCTCCTCCAGATTTCCAATTGGGAGAATTATATATGAGAGTCCAATTTTATTTGCACTTAGAATTTTTTCTTTTATAGAGATAACCTTTTTTACCTTTCCTGATTTACTAATAGCCCCAGTCACACCGATTGGCATATTATTTTTTAATTTTTCTTGTTCTATTATACTAGATAAAACGAGTGCTAATCCTGCACTGTTCCCACCTGAATTACTTCTAGAAAGAAACTCATCTATTGCAGGATTACTTGTATTTAAATACGACTTTACATTCACTGACATCTGATGAAAATAATCTTCCTCCAGATTGATTCCAATCAATTTAAAGATTATTGACGTTTTACCAGCATAGCGATGCAAATTAGTGGCTTGTTTTATATCAAAAATTATTAAGTGACTATTCGAATCTCGAAAGGCTTGTTCATCTAAAACCTCTTCCTGTTTTAACTCAATTGAATATACAGGCAATAGGAAAATTCCAGAGTTTTTTATTAGTTCTTCTGGTGGAACATATGAAGAAATCAAATAGTGGTTTCCCTCCGTAAAAATAATTGGAAATTCATATAAAAGTAAAAAAAAAGAAGCGATAAAAGAGAACAGGAAAATATGTTTTGAGATCCGTGCTTTTCTAATACCAAACAAAAAAAATGGCCATAATATAACGAGAAATACCAACATACCCCAAAAGAAAAAACTAGAAATATAATCAAGGAGAAACAAATAAAGCTCCGCAAAATAAACAAAAATTGTCAAAATGAAAGGAAGCATTTGATGCCTATCTGCTGATTCAATTATCTTTATCACCTATCCTTTCCAATACTCACTACAATACTTATTCTATTTACTTCTAAAAACACCTTCATATTCCACCTAAATAAAAAACACTCCCAACTTACGGGAGCGCTCTAAGAGACATTCATTTCTTTATACTATATCCAATATTTTAAGCCTACTTAAAACCATATACTGCAGAATCATATATTGCAAATGCATGTTTATATTTAGTATTTAAATCAAAATATTTAACAGGATTAAAGTCAGTCTTGGTTTGACTTTAAAAGCCAGCTTTATACTCCATTTACTTATGAATATAATTATTTTTGCTTTAGTAATTGATCAACAAGTAGTTGAGACTTTAACCCTTCTAAGCCATCAATAAGGGGTTGCTCATCAT is drawn from Psychrobacillus sp. INOP01 and contains these coding sequences:
- a CDS encoding S16 family serine protease encodes the protein MISSYVPPEELIKNSGIFLLPVYSIELKQEEVLDEQAFRDSNSHLIIFDIKQATNLHRYAGKTSIIFKLIGINLEEDYFHQMSVNVKSYLNTSNPAIDEFLSRSNSGGNSAGLALVLSSIIEQEKLKNNMPIGVTGAISKSGKVKKVISIKEKILSANKIGLSYIILPIGNLEEGNDVVKSFNLTIEVIGVRNVDDAIQ